One genomic segment of Marinitoga piezophila KA3 includes these proteins:
- the ablA gene encoding lysine 2,3-aminomutase produces the protein MAKRRHYTEIPLWKDVTEEEWNDWHWQMRNRITDVDTLKQVINLTPDEEEGIRNALKTLRMAITPYYASLMDPDDPKCPIRRQAVPTSKELVKSMWDMVDPLHEDEDSPAPGLTHRYPDRVLFLITDMCSMYCRHCTRRRFAGQTDAHKSMDDINAAIEYIRNTPQVRDVLLSGGDALMVGVPMLEYIISELRKIPHVEIIRIGSRTPVVFPQIITDELVNMLKKYHPIWLNTHFNHPKEITPESTEAVRKLVDAGIPVGNQTVLLRGVNDSRYIMMALMHELVKIRVRPYYIYQCDLSQGIEHFRTSVAKGLEIMESLIGHTSGFAVPSFVVDAPGGGGKIRLMPNYLISQTDHTVILRNYEGVITTYHEPEDTSTDVDDSEYREKYKWYGVAGLFDNKERISLEPSHLERHERAKLREKYEHLGDKK, from the coding sequence ATGGCTAAAAGGCGACATTATACAGAAATACCATTATGGAAAGATGTAACGGAAGAGGAATGGAATGATTGGCACTGGCAAATGAGAAACAGAATAACAGACGTTGATACATTAAAACAGGTAATAAACCTAACTCCCGATGAAGAAGAAGGAATAAGAAATGCATTAAAAACATTAAGAATGGCAATTACACCATATTATGCGTCATTAATGGACCCAGATGATCCAAAATGTCCAATAAGAAGACAGGCAGTACCAACATCTAAAGAATTGGTAAAAAGCATGTGGGATATGGTTGATCCTCTTCATGAAGATGAAGATTCACCTGCACCTGGATTGACACATAGATATCCTGATAGAGTACTTTTCTTAATTACAGATATGTGTTCAATGTATTGTAGACACTGTACAAGAAGAAGATTTGCTGGACAAACAGATGCACATAAAAGTATGGATGATATTAACGCAGCAATTGAATATATAAGAAATACACCACAGGTAAGAGATGTATTATTATCTGGTGGAGATGCTTTAATGGTTGGGGTACCAATGCTTGAATACATCATTAGTGAACTTAGAAAGATACCTCATGTCGAAATTATAAGAATTGGGTCAAGAACACCTGTTGTATTCCCACAGATAATTACAGATGAATTGGTAAATATGTTAAAGAAATACCATCCAATATGGTTAAACACACATTTCAATCATCCAAAAGAAATTACACCAGAATCAACTGAAGCAGTTAGAAAACTTGTAGATGCAGGTATTCCTGTTGGAAATCAGACAGTATTATTAAGAGGTGTAAACGATAGCAGATATATCATGATGGCATTAATGCATGAATTGGTAAAAATAAGAGTAAGACCTTACTACATCTATCAATGTGACCTTTCACAGGGAATAGAACACTTCAGAACATCTGTTGCCAAAGGTCTTGAAATAATGGAATCATTAATAGGACATACTTCTGGATTCGCAGTTCCATCATTTGTTGTTGACGCACCAGGTGGCGGAGGTAAGATTAGATTAATGCCAAACTATCTTATTTCTCAAACAGATCATACAGTTATCCTGAGAAATTATGAAGGCGTAATTACAACATATCATGAACCAGAAGATACTTCAACAGATGTAGATGATTCAGAATATAGAGAAAAATATAAATGGTACGGTGTAGCGGGATTATTTGATAATAAAGAAAGAATCAGTCTTGAACCAAGCCATCTTGAAAGACATGAAAGAGCTAAATTGAGGGAAAAATATGAACATTTGGGTGATAAAAAATGA
- a CDS encoding MaoC family dehydratase yields the protein MKYDEIKLGQIYEVKRKITAHMVETFAEITGDKNPVHLDEEYASKTIFKKRIAHGILSVGLISAVLGMEFPGPGTIYMKQDTKFLKPIYIDEEITIKITVKEKIEAKSRLLLTTQIFNENGDIAVDGEALVLFKN from the coding sequence ATGAAGTATGATGAAATAAAATTAGGTCAGATATATGAAGTAAAAAGGAAAATAACAGCACATATGGTTGAAACCTTTGCCGAGATCACAGGGGATAAAAACCCTGTGCATCTCGATGAAGAATATGCAAGCAAAACAATATTTAAAAAGAGAATCGCACATGGAATTTTAAGTGTAGGTTTAATTTCAGCTGTTTTGGGAATGGAATTTCCAGGCCCTGGAACAATATATATGAAGCAGGATACAAAATTTTTAAAACCTATATATATCGATGAAGAAATCACAATAAAAATAACAGTAAAAGAAAAAATAGAAGCAAAATCAAGGCTATTGCTTACAACTCAAATTTTCAATGAAAATGGTGATATTGCTGTAGATGGAGAAGCACTTGTATTATTTAAAAATTAA
- a CDS encoding MutS-related protein, with translation MVELEYLFKKLEIITPLGQKFLRNIEFLKSKDEINNEIIKLEKAIKAYENKKDTIENIKLKLMNIKDISGTTERLKSGYILDDIELFELKSFALTYEEIKKINPLDFLSFPTLNEVINILDPDGNRLSTFYIYDSYSHELSEIRKKRKKTDNEEEREQLYELEMQIEDEIREELSKKLRTYASDIEQGLRDIAELDFTIAKAYFTKKFNLTKPEISETYEIKGMFNPVIKEKLEEENKEYQPVDITLKPGVTLITGANMTGKTVILKTIALLQNLFQYGFYIPAKSAKLYPVNKIFLISGDYQSLFSGLSSYAAEMLKINEILKYIKTDENALILLDELARNTNPHEGKLIVKGVIEILNNKKSISLITTHFNNVADKGIRKLRIKGIKKEKLTENINPENITEIIDYSLIEENEEIVPEEAITIARLLNIDKELLDTIERIKKEETFHE, from the coding sequence ATGGTTGAATTAGAATATCTTTTTAAAAAACTGGAAATAATAACCCCTCTGGGACAAAAATTTTTAAGAAATATAGAATTTCTTAAATCAAAAGATGAAATAAACAATGAAATTATCAAGCTTGAAAAAGCTATAAAAGCTTATGAGAATAAAAAAGATACAATAGAAAATATAAAACTAAAATTAATGAATATAAAGGATATCTCTGGAACAACTGAAAGATTAAAATCCGGTTATATACTTGACGATATTGAATTATTTGAATTAAAATCATTTGCTCTTACATATGAAGAAATTAAAAAAATAAATCCTTTGGATTTTCTTTCATTTCCAACTCTAAATGAAGTAATAAATATCCTCGATCCAGATGGAAATAGATTATCAACATTCTATATCTATGATTCATACTCACATGAATTATCAGAAATAAGAAAAAAAAGAAAAAAGACTGATAATGAAGAAGAACGAGAACAACTATATGAATTAGAAATGCAAATTGAAGATGAGATAAGAGAAGAACTTTCTAAGAAATTAAGAACGTATGCTTCTGATATAGAACAGGGATTGAGAGATATAGCGGAATTGGATTTTACAATTGCTAAAGCTTATTTTACCAAAAAGTTTAATCTTACAAAACCGGAAATATCAGAAACATATGAAATAAAAGGGATGTTTAATCCTGTTATAAAAGAAAAACTGGAAGAAGAAAATAAAGAGTATCAGCCCGTTGATATAACCTTAAAACCCGGAGTTACATTAATTACCGGAGCCAATATGACAGGAAAAACAGTAATATTAAAAACCATAGCTTTATTGCAAAATTTGTTTCAATATGGATTTTATATACCAGCAAAAAGCGCAAAACTATATCCTGTCAATAAAATCTTTCTTATTTCCGGCGATTATCAATCATTATTCTCAGGGCTTTCATCATATGCAGCAGAAATGCTAAAAATTAACGAAATACTAAAATATATCAAAACTGATGAAAATGCTCTTATACTCCTTGATGAACTTGCAAGAAACACGAATCCACATGAAGGCAAATTAATAGTAAAGGGCGTCATAGAAATATTAAACAATAAAAAATCCATATCTCTTATCACTACACACTTTAATAACGTTGCAGATAAAGGGATTAGAAAACTAAGAATAAAAGGAATAAAAAAGGAAAAACTAACAGAAAATATAAATCCTGAAAATATAACCGAAATAATCGATTATTCATTAATCGAGGAAAACGAAGAAATAGTTCCTGAAGAAGCAATAACAATAGCCAGACTTTTGAATATTGACAAAGAGTTACTCGATACTATTGAAAGAATAAAAAAGGAGGAAACATTCCATGAGTAA
- a CDS encoding lysine 5,6-aminomutase subunit alpha, translating into MSKLGLDFKKVEYARSLARKIAEDVQNFVDKRSTVSVERTVCRLLGIDGVDENEVPLPNVVVDHIKEKGLLKEGAAYLIGNAIIETGYTPQEIAEKIAKEELDLSKLKINSDDKIREAIEPYVNSMIELIQNNRKKRNEYIEKLGEGPQPYLYVIVATGNIYEDVVQAQAAARQGADIIAVIRTTGQSLLDFVPYGPTTEGFGGTMATQENFRIMRKALDEVGEEVGRYIRLVNYASGLCMPEISAMGAIERLDVMLNDALYGILFRDINMQRTIIDQYFSRVINGFSGIIINTGEDNYLTTADAYEEAHTVLTSDLINEQLALMAGIPEEQMGLGHAFEMNPDLTNGFLYELAQAQMLREIFPKAPLKYMPPTKYMTGNIFRGHVQDALFNVISIWTHQGIQLLGMLTEAIHTPFMSDRYLSIENARYIFNNLKNIGDEIEFKKDGIIQKRAQKVLDESIELLEKMVKDGLFVSLSKGTFANIKRPIDGGKGLDGVFEKGTHYFNPFIKKMLEAERP; encoded by the coding sequence ATGAGTAAATTAGGACTTGATTTTAAAAAGGTTGAATATGCAAGAAGTCTTGCAAGGAAAATAGCTGAAGATGTTCAAAATTTCGTAGATAAACGTTCCACAGTTTCAGTAGAAAGAACTGTATGTAGATTATTGGGAATAGATGGAGTAGATGAAAATGAAGTTCCATTACCAAACGTAGTTGTAGACCATATAAAAGAAAAAGGATTATTAAAAGAAGGTGCTGCTTATTTAATTGGAAATGCAATAATAGAAACAGGCTATACACCACAGGAAATAGCTGAAAAAATAGCAAAGGAAGAACTTGACCTTTCAAAATTAAAAATAAATTCTGATGACAAAATTAGAGAAGCTATTGAACCTTATGTGAACTCAATGATAGAACTTATACAAAATAATAGAAAAAAGAGAAATGAATATATAGAAAAACTCGGAGAAGGTCCTCAGCCATATTTATATGTAATTGTTGCAACAGGAAATATATATGAAGATGTTGTTCAGGCCCAGGCTGCAGCAAGACAGGGTGCAGATATAATTGCTGTTATTAGAACTACTGGTCAGAGTTTGCTTGATTTTGTTCCATATGGCCCTACTACAGAAGGATTTGGTGGAACAATGGCAACACAGGAAAACTTCAGAATAATGAGAAAAGCTCTTGATGAAGTTGGAGAAGAGGTTGGAAGATATATAAGACTCGTTAATTATGCATCAGGATTATGTATGCCAGAAATTTCAGCTATGGGAGCTATTGAAAGATTAGACGTAATGCTTAATGATGCATTATATGGAATATTATTTAGAGATATAAATATGCAAAGAACAATAATTGACCAATACTTCTCAAGGGTAATAAATGGTTTTTCCGGCATTATAATAAATACTGGCGAAGATAATTATCTTACAACAGCTGATGCCTATGAAGAAGCACATACTGTATTAACTTCAGATTTAATAAATGAGCAACTCGCTTTAATGGCAGGAATACCGGAAGAACAAATGGGATTAGGACATGCATTTGAAATGAATCCTGACCTTACAAATGGATTTTTATACGAATTGGCACAGGCACAGATGCTAAGAGAAATATTCCCTAAAGCACCTTTAAAATATATGCCACCAACAAAATATATGACAGGAAATATTTTCAGAGGTCATGTTCAGGATGCATTATTCAATGTTATATCAATCTGGACACATCAGGGAATTCAATTGCTTGGTATGTTAACAGAAGCAATACACACACCATTTATGTCAGACAGATATCTTTCAATTGAAAATGCAAGATATATCTTCAATAACCTAAAAAATATCGGTGATGAAATAGAATTCAAAAAAGATGGAATTATCCAGAAAAGAGCACAAAAAGTACTCGATGAATCAATAGAATTACTTGAAAAAATGGTAAAAGATGGATTGTTTGTTTCTCTTTCAAAAGGCACATTTGCAAATATCAAGAGACCTATAGACGGCGGTAAAGGTTTAGACGGTGTATTTGAAAAAGGAACACATTACTTTAATCCATTTATCAAAAAGATGTTGGAGGCGGAAAGACCATGA
- a CDS encoding OAM dimerization domain-containing protein: MSGGLYSTEKKNFDKTLNLKAIKPYGDTMNDGKVQLSFTLPVPDGDEAVEAAKQLMKKMGLEDPMVVYHKELTKDFTFIIAYGSCTHTVDYTAIHVPKVESTTWSMEETDDFIRKNIGRKIRVIGASTGTDAHTVGIDAIMNMKGYAGHYGLERYEMFEALNLGSQVPNEEFVAKAIEFNADALLVSQTVTQKDIHIKNLTELVEILEAEGIRDKVILIAGGPRITHELVKEIGYDAGFGPNTYADDVASYIAQELYRRIQEGKNK, translated from the coding sequence ATGAGTGGAGGATTATATTCAACAGAAAAAAAGAATTTTGATAAAACATTAAACTTAAAGGCAATAAAACCATATGGAGATACTATGAACGATGGTAAAGTACAATTGAGCTTTACTTTGCCAGTTCCAGATGGTGATGAAGCTGTAGAAGCTGCAAAACAGCTTATGAAAAAAATGGGGCTCGAAGATCCAATGGTTGTATATCATAAAGAACTTACAAAAGACTTTACATTTATAATTGCTTACGGAAGCTGTACGCATACAGTAGATTACACAGCAATCCATGTTCCAAAGGTTGAATCAACAACATGGTCAATGGAAGAAACAGATGATTTTATAAGAAAAAATATCGGAAGAAAAATAAGAGTAATTGGTGCAAGTACTGGAACAGATGCACATACAGTTGGAATAGATGCAATTATGAACATGAAAGGATATGCAGGGCATTATGGCCTTGAAAGATATGAAATGTTTGAAGCTTTAAATCTCGGCAGTCAGGTTCCAAATGAAGAATTTGTTGCAAAGGCTATAGAGTTCAATGCAGATGCATTACTTGTATCCCAGACAGTAACACAAAAGGATATTCATATAAAGAATCTTACAGAACTTGTGGAAATATTGGAAGCTGAAGGAATAAGGGATAAAGTAATTCTTATAGCCGGTGGTCCAAGAATTACACATGAACTTGTAAAGGAAATAGGTTATGACGCAGGATTTGGTCCAAATACATATGCTGATGATGTTGCTTCATATATTGCACAGGAATTATACAGAAGAATACAGGAAGGAAAAAATAAATAA
- the fabG gene encoding 3-oxoacyl-[acyl-carrier-protein] reductase: MRMEGKVCIVTGGARGLGKAMVEKFAKEGAKVVYACDLNEEALKDLEKEYSNVKGYVLNVTDRKAIEEFKNKVMEEEGHVDVLVNNAGITRDALIQKMSEEDWDIVIDVNLKGVFNMTQFFAPEMMKAGKGAIVNISSVVGIYGNVGQTNYAATKGGVIAMTKTWAKEFARKGAQVRVNAVAPGFIKTPMTEVVPQKVIDYVVSKTPLGKMGDPEDIANAVCFLASDEAKFITGQVLGVDGGLIL; encoded by the coding sequence ATGAGAATGGAAGGAAAAGTATGTATAGTAACAGGTGGAGCAAGAGGTCTCGGAAAAGCAATGGTTGAAAAATTTGCAAAAGAAGGCGCAAAAGTAGTATATGCTTGTGATTTAAATGAAGAAGCATTAAAAGATTTAGAAAAAGAATATTCAAATGTAAAGGGTTATGTATTAAATGTAACCGATAGAAAAGCAATAGAGGAGTTTAAAAATAAAGTAATGGAAGAAGAAGGACATGTTGACGTACTTGTAAATAATGCTGGTATAACAAGAGATGCATTAATTCAAAAAATGTCAGAAGAAGATTGGGATATTGTAATTGATGTAAACTTAAAAGGTGTGTTCAATATGACACAATTCTTTGCACCTGAAATGATGAAAGCCGGAAAAGGCGCTATTGTAAATATTTCTTCCGTAGTTGGTATTTATGGAAATGTTGGTCAAACAAATTACGCAGCAACAAAAGGTGGTGTAATTGCAATGACAAAAACATGGGCAAAAGAATTTGCAAGAAAGGGTGCTCAGGTAAGGGTTAACGCAGTTGCACCAGGATTTATAAAAACTCCTATGACAGAAGTGGTACCTCAAAAGGTTATAGACTATGTTGTAAGCAAAACACCTCTTGGAAAAATGGGGGATCCTGAAGATATAGCAAATGCCGTATGTTTCCTTGCAAGTGATGAAGCTAAATTTATAACAGGTCAAGTACTTGGTGTAGATGGAGGACTTATACTTTAA
- a CDS encoding acetyl-CoA C-acetyltransferase, with product MSKVYIVGAKRTAIGSFLGTLKDKKAAELGAVAIKGALEQAGLKPEDVDQTIVGNVLMAGQGMGPGRQAAIYAGIPVDRPAYTVHMVCGSGMKAIMLGANEIKLGNSDIVVTAGMESMSNAPMLLPAKARAGLKFGNIEMIDHMVYDGLTDVFNQYHMGITAENLVEKYNLTREEQDEFAATSQQRAEKAIKEGKFKDEIVPVEVKTRKETIIFDTDEYPRFGTTKETLAKLRPAFKKDGSVTAGNSSGINDGASAIILASEEAVKKYGLTPLAEIVAYEQGGVDPSIMGIGPVAAITNLVEKKGIKLEAMELLELNEAFAAQSLAVIKELGEKYGLSKDWFMERTNVNGGAIALGHPIGASGNRITVTLLYEMKKRNLEYGLASLCIGGGMGTAMVIKNL from the coding sequence ATGAGTAAAGTATATATTGTAGGTGCAAAAAGAACAGCAATTGGAAGTTTTCTTGGAACATTAAAAGACAAAAAAGCAGCTGAATTAGGTGCTGTCGCAATAAAAGGTGCTTTAGAGCAGGCTGGATTAAAACCTGAAGATGTTGATCAAACAATAGTTGGTAATGTATTAATGGCCGGTCAGGGTATGGGACCAGGAAGACAGGCTGCAATATACGCAGGAATTCCTGTAGACAGACCTGCATATACAGTTCATATGGTATGTGGAAGCGGTATGAAAGCAATTATGCTTGGCGCAAATGAAATAAAACTAGGTAATTCAGATATTGTTGTAACAGCTGGTATGGAAAGTATGTCAAATGCTCCAATGTTATTACCAGCAAAAGCAAGAGCCGGATTAAAATTTGGAAACATTGAAATGATTGACCATATGGTATACGACGGATTAACAGATGTATTTAATCAATATCATATGGGAATTACAGCAGAAAACCTTGTTGAAAAATACAATCTTACAAGAGAAGAACAGGATGAATTTGCTGCAACAAGTCAGCAAAGAGCTGAAAAAGCAATCAAGGAAGGAAAATTCAAAGATGAAATTGTTCCTGTAGAAGTAAAAACAAGAAAAGAAACAATAATATTTGATACTGACGAATATCCGAGATTTGGAACTACAAAGGAAACACTTGCAAAACTTAGGCCAGCATTTAAAAAAGATGGTTCAGTAACAGCAGGTAATTCTTCAGGAATCAACGATGGTGCAAGTGCAATAATCCTTGCTTCAGAAGAAGCCGTAAAGAAATACGGTTTAACTCCATTAGCAGAAATAGTTGCATATGAGCAAGGTGGCGTTGATCCAAGTATAATGGGAATTGGTCCTGTTGCAGCTATAACAAACCTTGTTGAAAAGAAAGGCATAAAGTTAGAAGCAATGGAATTATTGGAATTAAATGAAGCATTTGCAGCACAATCATTAGCAGTAATAAAAGAACTCGGAGAAAAATATGGCCTTTCAAAAGACTGGTTTATGGAAAGAACAAATGTAAATGGTGGAGCTATTGCTTTAGGACATCCAATAGGAGCCTCTGGAAACAGAATCACCGTTACATTGCTTTATGAAATGAAAAAGAGAAATCTCGAATATGGTCTTGCTTCATTATGTATAGGCGGCGGAATGGGAACTGCTATGGTAATTAAGAATTTATAA
- a CDS encoding ABC transporter permease, with protein sequence MNKIYILSKYITRDIIKNKGDMFFVIFFPVILLIIFGFVFEQQNSKSIVALYADSNYYKNELDKIYNVIPEKSENDVKDSVKKGKANIGIYISEYNAIIFYNSSDIKNSQDINFLELTLKKLLIKNRSNIKNDYIVVRENKVLTTEKEHKYIDFLLAGLIGISLLSNGMFSVITLFGKYKKQNILKRFILIPMNPIEFVIGFSISRIFMTFISSIILIYAGKIIFSSTITVNWNAYIILALNATFGMMGLGLLFLFFFKNTETAQNAASAFFTLMMFFSGVYFPIEFLPKYFQPLSYILPTKYVIDGIRYTFGIDNMKIQYLVFLNIVLLITGIFLLIIASKKFLMPEK encoded by the coding sequence ATGAATAAGATTTATATTTTAAGCAAATACATCACCAGAGATATAATAAAAAATAAAGGGGATATGTTCTTTGTTATATTTTTTCCTGTAATATTACTTATTATTTTTGGTTTTGTTTTTGAACAGCAAAACTCTAAGTCTATTGTTGCATTATATGCTGATAGTAACTATTATAAAAATGAATTAGATAAAATATACAATGTAATTCCGGAAAAGTCTGAAAACGATGTAAAAGATTCAGTAAAAAAAGGAAAAGCAAATATTGGAATATATATTTCGGAATATAATGCAATTATTTTCTATAATTCTTCAGATATAAAAAATTCTCAGGATATAAATTTTCTCGAGTTAACCTTAAAAAAATTACTTATAAAAAATCGTTCTAATATTAAAAATGATTATATAGTTGTCAGAGAAAATAAAGTATTAACAACTGAAAAAGAGCATAAATATATAGACTTTCTTTTAGCTGGTTTAATTGGGATTTCCTTACTTTCAAATGGAATGTTTTCTGTTATTACATTGTTTGGGAAATATAAAAAACAGAATATATTAAAACGTTTTATACTAATTCCAATGAATCCAATTGAATTTGTGATTGGATTTTCAATATCAAGAATTTTTATGACATTTATTTCCTCAATAATACTTATATATGCCGGAAAAATAATATTTTCTTCTACAATAACAGTTAATTGGAATGCGTATATTATATTAGCTTTAAATGCTACATTTGGAATGATGGGGCTTGGCTTATTGTTTTTATTCTTTTTTAAAAATACTGAGACAGCACAGAATGCTGCTTCTGCATTCTTTACATTAATGATGTTCTTTTCCGGAGTATATTTCCCTATAGAATTTTTACCCAAATATTTTCAACCATTATCCTATATACTTCCAACAAAATATGTTATAGATGGAATTCGTTATACATTTGGAATTGACAATATGAAAATTCAATATCTTGTTTTTTTAAATATCGTCTTGTTAATAACAGGAATTTTTCTTCTCATAATTGCATCAAAAAAATTCTTAATGCCGGAAAAGTGA
- a CDS encoding ABC transporter permease, producing MSKLIILTKSMLKNNIRSFDSYFWAFIFPVVLFVIFVMIFDNINYSEDLSFNSLKAGIVYEKKLTGFGKTIISQMLKHTNFKTENINTLDEALNELKNKKLDIIIYFPDDFSLNLNSSLFGIKQKEANVDIYYVEGRNNSEILKEISKIFFEYSNIEIIKNVKKIKEPEIKKIAIDSKDVFRYRDFLFPGILIMSIMSIGFFSIPYDILFSRDSGINKKMLTTPVNGFTYFLSILLSDLIIVMLSSIFLFLAGIIMHVSSEFFSVRFFLLYLFSIITIFSFGLLITAFSKNISSTMSILNILFQIFMFLGGLYFPVFNIPWAIKWIVYINPITYLVEGMRRTIGMNISPISNAWLIIVPMLWIIMSFMAFSIKYRKVMGYE from the coding sequence ATGTCTAAATTAATCATATTGACTAAATCAATGTTAAAAAACAATATTAGATCGTTTGATAGTTACTTTTGGGCATTTATCTTTCCTGTGGTTCTTTTTGTTATCTTTGTAATGATTTTTGATAATATTAATTATAGTGAAGACCTTTCTTTTAATTCATTAAAAGCAGGAATTGTATATGAAAAAAAACTTACAGGATTTGGGAAAACCATTATCTCTCAAATGCTTAAACATACAAATTTCAAAACAGAAAATATAAATACTTTAGATGAAGCATTAAATGAATTGAAAAATAAAAAATTGGATATTATAATTTACTTTCCAGATGATTTTTCTTTAAATCTTAATTCTTCATTGTTTGGAATAAAACAAAAAGAAGCAAATGTGGATATATATTATGTAGAAGGCAGAAATAACTCAGAAATATTAAAGGAAATATCAAAAATCTTTTTTGAATACTCAAATATAGAGATAATAAAAAATGTAAAAAAAATAAAAGAGCCTGAAATAAAAAAAATTGCTATAGATTCAAAAGATGTTTTTAGATATAGGGATTTTTTATTTCCGGGAATATTGATTATGTCCATAATGTCTATAGGATTCTTTTCAATTCCATATGACATATTATTTTCGAGGGATTCTGGCATTAACAAGAAAATGCTAACCACACCGGTAAATGGTTTTACATATTTCTTGAGTATACTTTTAAGTGATTTAATTATAGTAATGTTATCCAGCATATTTTTATTTTTAGCTGGAATTATAATGCATGTTTCTTCAGAATTTTTCTCTGTAAGATTTTTTCTCTTATACCTTTTTTCTATAATTACTATTTTTTCTTTTGGATTGTTAATAACAGCATTTTCGAAAAATATTAGTTCAACTATGTCAATTTTAAATATTCTTTTTCAAATATTTATGTTTTTAGGGGGATTATATTTTCCTGTATTTAATATTCCCTGGGCAATAAAATGGATAGTATATATAAACCCTATTACATATCTTGTAGAAGGTATGAGAAGAACAATAGGAATGAATATATCTCCTATTTCAAATGCCTGGCTAATAATAGTTCCGATGCTATGGATTATTATGTCTTTTATGGCGTTTTCAATAAAATATAGGAAGGTGATGGGATATGAATAA